One stretch of Dokdonia sp. Hel_I_53 DNA includes these proteins:
- a CDS encoding DUF5686 and carboxypeptidase regulatory-like domain-containing protein, with amino-acid sequence MGSKKNILFLFIVLITFKALSQITGVVTDTNGNTLPFVNVFVEDTNRGTATNGDGFYELTILPQDIGNSITLVYQFLGYKTKRATVTISEQVFQKNIILAEEATSLDEVIVQAGVNPADRIIKATIARREENLARLSEYTAKFYSRGLWKVKDAPEKILGRVVGDLGGGLDSTRTGIIYLSETVSNIAYRRPNDFSETIIASKVSGDDNGFSFNTAVDANFSFYENTLDINTQIISPIASNAFNYYTYTLEGTFYEAGSLINKITVTPRRLNDRVFSGTLYIVEDAWQLYGVDLNTNGAAIQVPFIESINFKQNYKYENTLKQWVKISQVIDFSFSFLGLKGDGRFTAAYSEYNFTPNFDKKSFSNEILSFKKEANKKDTTFWNSVRPVALTDVERDDYIRKDSIQVLRKSKSYLDSLDRRANKFKLTSPVLGYRYTNTYDRWSFNVPGPLQAVQFSTVQGWNSTLVVSYNSWNDDDATKTFSAFAKANYGFSEDRLRYVGRLTRRFNRTNRATLRLSGGVDAMQINNSNPIRPIINSYLTLTQEKNFAKYYEKAFAEVYYGQEIINGFRLDVQMSFEKRNPLFNTTDQTFFPVDDRMYTSNNPLQPLVYGSAPFETHTIGKLSISGTINFGQKYYSYPSGKFNVNVDTYPSLSLVYEKGFGASVDRYDFDQLRLIIKQEFNIKNKGRLSYDARVGTFLGTGEEVSFIDRQHFNGNQSIFFDPSSLNRFYVLPYYERSTNKGYFEGHIEHNFRGWILGKIPLLNKLNWNLVTSAHVLSTQGDNFYREFGIGVSNVGFGKFRLLRFDYVYGQGARGGNESAFLIGLSL; translated from the coding sequence ATGGGTTCTAAAAAAAATATCCTCTTTCTTTTTATAGTACTAATAACCTTTAAGGCTCTCTCTCAAATCACTGGTGTTGTTACAGATACAAATGGTAATACATTGCCTTTTGTAAATGTTTTTGTTGAAGACACAAATAGAGGAACAGCGACTAATGGTGATGGTTTTTATGAACTCACTATCTTACCTCAAGACATAGGGAACTCTATTACGCTGGTATACCAATTTTTAGGTTACAAAACGAAGCGCGCAACTGTTACTATTAGTGAACAAGTATTCCAAAAAAACATAATCCTTGCAGAAGAAGCTACATCTCTTGATGAAGTAATTGTTCAAGCAGGAGTAAACCCAGCTGATAGAATTATAAAGGCTACCATTGCAAGACGTGAAGAAAATCTTGCTCGCCTAAGTGAGTATACAGCAAAATTTTACTCTAGAGGTTTGTGGAAAGTAAAAGATGCACCAGAAAAAATTTTAGGTAGAGTGGTAGGTGATTTAGGTGGAGGACTTGACTCTACTAGAACAGGGATTATATATTTAAGTGAAACTGTTTCAAATATTGCGTATAGAAGACCAAATGATTTTAGCGAAACAATTATTGCAAGCAAAGTATCTGGTGATGATAATGGCTTTAGTTTTAATACCGCAGTAGATGCAAATTTCTCTTTTTACGAAAACACATTAGATATTAATACCCAAATCATTTCTCCCATTGCCTCAAATGCTTTTAATTATTACACATATACTTTAGAAGGAACTTTTTACGAAGCGGGTAGCTTGATTAATAAAATAACGGTAACACCTCGTAGGTTAAACGACCGTGTTTTTTCAGGTACACTATATATTGTTGAAGACGCCTGGCAGCTGTATGGAGTAGATTTAAATACAAATGGAGCAGCCATTCAAGTTCCTTTTATAGAAAGTATTAATTTTAAACAGAATTACAAGTATGAAAACACTTTAAAACAGTGGGTTAAAATAAGTCAAGTGATTGATTTTAGTTTTAGCTTTCTAGGCCTGAAAGGTGATGGTCGATTTACGGCAGCTTACTCTGAATATAATTTCACACCTAATTTTGATAAAAAATCATTTTCAAATGAGATTTTATCATTTAAAAAAGAAGCAAATAAAAAGGATACCACTTTTTGGAATAGCGTAAGACCTGTCGCTTTAACAGATGTTGAGAGAGATGATTATATCCGTAAAGACAGTATACAAGTGCTACGTAAATCTAAAAGTTATTTAGATTCCTTAGATCGTCGGGCTAATAAATTCAAACTTACATCTCCAGTACTTGGCTACCGGTATACAAACACCTATGATCGATGGAGTTTCAATGTTCCAGGACCATTGCAAGCGGTTCAATTCAGTACTGTTCAAGGCTGGAATAGTACACTTGTCGTATCTTACAATAGCTGGAATGATGATGACGCTACAAAAACTTTTTCTGCTTTCGCGAAAGCGAATTACGGCTTTTCAGAAGATAGATTGCGGTACGTGGGTCGACTTACAAGGCGCTTTAACAGAACAAATAGGGCGACGCTGCGTCTTTCTGGCGGAGTAGATGCTATGCAGATAAATAATTCAAACCCCATTCGTCCAATTATAAATTCTTATTTGACACTTACTCAAGAAAAGAATTTTGCGAAGTATTATGAAAAGGCTTTTGCAGAGGTTTACTACGGTCAGGAAATCATCAATGGATTCCGCTTAGATGTACAGATGTCATTCGAGAAACGCAACCCATTATTCAACACAACAGACCAAACGTTCTTCCCTGTAGACGATAGGATGTATACAAGTAATAATCCATTGCAGCCTTTGGTATATGGATCTGCTCCTTTTGAAACACATACTATTGGTAAATTATCTATAAGCGGAACAATTAATTTTGGACAGAAGTATTATAGTTATCCTAGTGGTAAATTTAATGTAAATGTAGACACGTATCCAAGCTTAAGTTTAGTTTATGAGAAAGGTTTTGGGGCTTCTGTTGATCGCTATGACTTTGACCAATTACGATTAATTATTAAACAAGAATTTAATATTAAAAATAAAGGAAGACTCTCTTATGATGCTAGAGTTGGAACTTTTTTAGGAACAGGAGAAGAAGTTAGTTTTATTGATAGACAACATTTTAATGGCAATCAATCTATATTTTTTGATCCTTCTAGTTTAAATCGTTTTTATGTACTTCCTTATTATGAACGTAGTACAAACAAAGGTTATTTTGAAGGTCATATAGAACATAACTTTCGCGGCTGGATTCTTGGAAAAATACCACTACTCAATAAACTTAACTGGAATCTTGTAACTAGCGCTCACGTACTAAGCACGCAGGGAGATAATTTCTACAGGGAATTTGGGATTGGAGTTAGTAATGTGGGATTTGGAAAATTTCGTCTACTACGTTTTGATTATGTCTATGGTCAAGGGGCACGAGGAGGCAACGAGAGTGCTTTCTTGATTGGGTTAAGTTTGTAA
- a CDS encoding glutaminyl-peptide cyclotransferase encodes MTSTAKHLILLLLPIFLISCGDTIKLDKNFSIETNATKNSIKNGEELTISVIPKKDIIIDSVMYALDGKRLGGKNSLKKFTSIIKIDRLGQHQLTAEVFTDNGAALFTKKINILSPTPPKLYGYRIINRYPHQTDAYTQGLEFVGDTLYESTGQYGKSKLRKLNYETGEVLKEVALDNNYFAEGMTILDDKIYQLTWRENVGFIYDKNTFEKTGTFSYNSSKEGWGLANDGNIIYKSDGTSKIWSLNKSNLSEQNYIEPTDNKKVTSKLNELEWVNGKIYANNYQVDLISIINPNTGAIEGIVDLRSLKDQVQEGLDPANDVLNGIAYKENENRLFVTGKHWNTLFEIEIFEK; translated from the coding sequence ATGACTTCTACCGCTAAACATCTCATCTTATTACTTTTACCTATTTTTCTCATATCCTGTGGAGATACTATTAAATTAGATAAAAATTTTTCTATAGAGACAAATGCCACAAAGAACTCTATTAAGAATGGTGAAGAGCTTACAATCTCTGTGATTCCAAAGAAAGATATCATAATAGACTCGGTAATGTATGCACTTGATGGGAAAAGACTTGGAGGAAAGAACAGTCTTAAAAAGTTTACATCAATTATAAAGATTGATAGATTAGGACAACATCAACTAACAGCAGAAGTTTTTACAGATAATGGTGCTGCACTTTTCACTAAGAAAATAAATATTTTATCCCCTACTCCACCTAAATTGTATGGCTATAGAATTATTAATAGATACCCTCATCAAACTGATGCTTATACACAGGGATTAGAATTTGTTGGGGATACCTTATATGAGAGCACTGGTCAATACGGGAAATCAAAACTTCGTAAATTAAACTATGAAACAGGAGAAGTTTTAAAAGAAGTCGCACTTGATAATAACTACTTTGCCGAAGGTATGACCATTTTAGATGATAAAATTTATCAGCTAACTTGGAGGGAAAATGTGGGCTTTATTTATGACAAAAATACTTTTGAAAAAACTGGAACGTTTTCTTACAATAGTAGTAAAGAAGGATGGGGACTTGCCAATGATGGAAATATAATCTACAAATCAGATGGCACAAGTAAAATTTGGTCACTAAATAAATCAAACTTATCTGAACAAAATTATATTGAACCTACAGATAATAAAAAGGTCACAAGTAAACTCAATGAGTTGGAGTGGGTAAACGGAAAAATTTATGCAAATAATTATCAAGTGGATCTTATATCTATTATTAATCCAAATACAGGAGCTATAGAAGGAATTGTAGATTTACGCTCCTTAAAAGATCAAGTACAGGAGGGCCTTGACCCTGCTAATGATGTTCTAAATGGTATTGCATACAAGGAAAACGAAAACAGATTATTTGTGACCGGAAAGCATTGGAATACACTTTTTGAAATAGAAATTTTTGAAAAATAG
- the ribB gene encoding 3,4-dihydroxy-2-butanone-4-phosphate synthase has protein sequence MQITAQKSIKLDTIEEAIEDIKNGKVIIVVDDEDRENEGDFLAAAEAVTPEMINFMATHGRGLICAPITEDRCEDLHLNMMVTSNTDPMETAFTVSVDLKGKGVTTGISASDRSKTIQALIDPSTKPYDLSRPGHIFPLKAKEGGVLRRTGHTEAAIDFARLAGFKPAGVIVEIMNADGTMARLPQLLEVAETFDLKIVSIEDLVAYRMNHDSLIDKKEDFEIKTRFGNFRLRAYEQTTNDTVHIALTKGAWEEDEPVLVRVNSTQINNDLLGTLTNNPDAKLDDMFKAIDEAGKGAIVFINQENASANLLGRLSELKTLQQDGIMKAPNVVMDSKDFGIGAQILHDLRISKIKLLTNSEGLKRIGIIGYGLEIVERVGY, from the coding sequence ATGCAAATAACAGCTCAAAAAAGCATCAAACTTGACACGATAGAAGAAGCTATTGAAGATATTAAAAATGGCAAAGTTATCATTGTCGTAGATGATGAAGATAGAGAAAATGAAGGTGATTTTCTAGCTGCCGCTGAAGCTGTTACGCCAGAGATGATCAACTTTATGGCCACCCATGGGAGAGGACTTATCTGTGCTCCTATTACAGAAGATCGATGTGAAGATTTACATCTTAACATGATGGTCACTAGCAATACAGATCCTATGGAAACCGCATTCACCGTTTCTGTAGATCTTAAAGGTAAAGGTGTTACCACTGGCATCTCTGCAAGTGATAGATCAAAGACTATACAAGCACTTATTGACCCAAGCACAAAGCCATACGACTTAAGCAGACCAGGGCATATTTTCCCGCTCAAAGCCAAAGAAGGAGGCGTTTTACGCAGAACAGGGCATACAGAAGCTGCCATAGACTTTGCAAGATTAGCGGGTTTCAAGCCTGCTGGAGTAATTGTAGAAATTATGAATGCAGACGGCACCATGGCCAGATTACCTCAACTTCTTGAAGTAGCTGAAACTTTTGATTTAAAGATAGTCTCTATTGAAGATCTCGTTGCTTATCGCATGAACCACGATAGCTTGATTGACAAAAAAGAAGATTTCGAGATCAAAACACGTTTTGGAAATTTTAGACTGAGAGCCTATGAACAAACCACAAATGATACCGTTCATATTGCCCTTACAAAAGGGGCTTGGGAGGAAGATGAACCTGTACTCGTTAGAGTAAATTCTACTCAAATTAATAATGACTTACTAGGCACCCTTACCAATAATCCTGATGCAAAACTTGATGATATGTTTAAAGCAATTGATGAAGCAGGAAAAGGCGCTATTGTTTTTATAAATCAAGAAAATGCTTCTGCAAATTTACTAGGCCGCCTTAGCGAGCTTAAAACCTTACAACAAGACGGGATTATGAAAGCTCCTAATGTCGTAATGGATAGTAAAGACTTCGGTATAGGTGCACAAATCTTACACGATCTTCGTATATCAAAAATCAAACTTCTCACTAATAGTGAAGGGCTCAAACGCATAGGCATCATTGGTTACGGGCTGGAAATTGTCGAGAGAGTTGGATACTAA
- a CDS encoding SixA phosphatase family protein gives MKKCMLLVFLAVVSINCDGQKKNTEPQLDKKRVVTTYYFIRHAEKDLSNPSSHDPELTKEGKQRAEEWKAFFKNKGIDAVYSTDFKRTMSTAQPTAIANGISIKTYDPANLYSSDFEEETKGKNVVVVGHSNTTAQFANAILERKEAPEIDESDYGNLYIVTKTNDKITFSKKHFN, from the coding sequence ATGAAGAAGTGTATGTTATTAGTTTTTCTTGCGGTGGTGTCTATTAATTGTGACGGACAAAAGAAAAACACCGAACCACAATTAGACAAAAAAAGAGTGGTAACTACTTACTATTTTATACGCCATGCAGAGAAAGATCTAAGTAATCCATCAAGTCACGATCCTGAGCTCACTAAAGAGGGCAAACAACGGGCAGAGGAATGGAAGGCTTTTTTTAAGAATAAGGGTATTGATGCTGTATATAGTACAGACTTTAAACGCACTATGAGCACTGCACAGCCTACAGCGATAGCAAATGGTATTTCCATTAAGACCTATGATCCAGCTAATCTTTATTCTTCAGATTTTGAGGAGGAAACAAAAGGTAAGAATGTAGTAGTTGTAGGTCACAGCAACACTACCGCTCAATTTGCAAATGCAATCCTAGAACGCAAAGAAGCTCCGGAAATCGATGAATCTGATTATGGTAATCTATATATAGTGACTAAAACGAATGACAAAATTACTTTCTCAAAAAAACATTTCAATTAA
- a CDS encoding DUF368 domain-containing protein → MQTDTRSFSDKLWLVLKGLAMGAANKVPGVSGGVVAFVVGFYEEFIYSLQKINATALKLLVSGRFRSFWVYINGRFLGLLLLGMLISYFSVSLLLDLAIRHYPLLVWSAFFGMIMGSIYYIGKDFEELTRRNLFILILGIIVGVSISLMEPAQENDNLIFVFLCGIIGVSGMTLPGLSGSFILILLGNYVLLLVDAVNALFVTITNSFTGDFSYLDDPDHMRLLVVLLVFAAGSLTGLVTLSHFLSFLLRRYRWATNAGILGFIIGSLGVVWPWKIEVFKKTNLGEIAIDRNGTPILDNYDRYIPSDFNIENILAVFFILSGILGVVALGKYGERTKAKR, encoded by the coding sequence ATGCAGACTGATACACGATCTTTTTCGGATAAGTTATGGCTAGTACTTAAAGGTCTGGCGATGGGGGCTGCAAATAAAGTTCCAGGTGTATCGGGAGGAGTAGTCGCATTTGTAGTAGGTTTTTACGAAGAATTTATTTACTCTCTTCAAAAAATAAATGCCACCGCGCTTAAATTGCTAGTAAGTGGTCGCTTTAGAAGTTTTTGGGTTTATATAAATGGTAGGTTTTTAGGACTTCTATTGCTTGGTATGCTTATCAGCTACTTTAGTGTATCATTGCTTTTAGATCTAGCAATACGGCATTACCCATTGTTAGTTTGGAGTGCTTTCTTTGGGATGATTATGGGTTCTATATACTATATAGGTAAGGACTTTGAAGAACTCACAAGGCGAAATCTCTTTATTTTAATTTTAGGTATAATTGTAGGTGTGTCTATAAGTTTGATGGAGCCTGCTCAAGAAAATGATAATTTGATATTCGTTTTTTTATGTGGAATCATAGGGGTCTCTGGTATGACACTTCCTGGTCTTTCTGGTTCTTTTATCCTTATTCTACTGGGTAACTATGTTCTTTTGTTAGTAGATGCAGTAAATGCATTATTTGTAACCATCACAAATAGCTTTACAGGAGACTTTAGTTACCTCGATGACCCTGATCATATGCGGTTATTAGTTGTACTTTTAGTATTTGCGGCTGGATCATTGACGGGTTTAGTCACGCTTTCTCACTTTTTAAGTTTTTTATTAAGACGTTATCGATGGGCAACAAATGCAGGTATATTAGGATTTATTATAGGTTCACTTGGGGTTGTATGGCCATGGAAAATAGAGGTTTTTAAAAAAACAAATTTAGGAGAGATTGCTATTGACAGAAATGGCACTCCTATTTTAGATAATTATGATAGGTATATTCCATCAGATTTTAATATTGAAAATATACTTGCAGTTTTTTTTATTTTGTCTGGGATATTAGGGGTCGTAGCGCTAGGAAAGTATGGAGAAAGAACAAAAGCAAAAAGATAA
- a CDS encoding DUF6503 family protein: MIQNNSKPSTYRITQQQLLFCILLLLQSCTKESFTAQDIVDKAIVAAGGDIISNSKIHFKFRDYYYTATRANGIRTLERCTDKECLVQQDIIKKDGKFVRFRESVPLNIPDSTLKSYSNSINSVHYFSVLPYGLNDPAVQKTLISPSIIKGEPYYRIKVTFSQEGGGVDFEDEYMYWIHKHTYHVDYLAYNYQVNEGGTRFREAYNERFFNGIRFVDYNNFKPKTQYPPLESLDSLFESKKLDLLSKIELKNITVTLCPEC, translated from the coding sequence TTGATACAAAATAATAGCAAACCTTCTACATACCGTATAACTCAGCAGCAGCTCCTCTTTTGTATTTTATTACTGCTACAAAGTTGTACTAAAGAATCTTTTACAGCACAAGATATTGTTGATAAAGCTATAGTAGCTGCGGGTGGTGATATTATTTCTAATTCAAAAATTCATTTCAAATTTCGTGACTATTATTATACAGCAACGCGTGCAAATGGAATACGAACTCTTGAGCGTTGTACAGATAAGGAATGCTTAGTACAACAGGATATTATAAAAAAAGACGGTAAGTTTGTACGCTTTCGCGAAAGCGTACCACTCAACATTCCAGATAGTACTTTGAAAAGCTATTCTAATAGTATAAACTCAGTTCATTATTTCTCTGTGCTTCCTTATGGATTGAATGATCCTGCAGTCCAAAAAACACTCATAAGCCCAAGTATCATAAAAGGTGAGCCTTATTACCGTATTAAGGTTACATTTTCACAGGAAGGTGGCGGAGTTGATTTTGAAGACGAGTACATGTACTGGATACACAAACATACGTATCATGTAGACTACTTAGCTTATAATTATCAGGTAAATGAAGGTGGGACACGTTTTAGAGAGGCCTACAACGAGCGTTTTTTTAACGGAATACGTTTTGTCGATTACAATAATTTTAAACCAAAAACACAGTACCCTCCACTTGAAAGCTTAGATTCCCTTTTTGAAAGTAAAAAACTCGATCTTCTTTCAAAAATCGAGCTTAAAAATATTACGGTTACTCTTTGCCCAGAGTGTTAA
- a CDS encoding shikimate dehydrogenase family protein, giving the protein MEKEQKQKDKYGLIGKDIGYSFSRGYFKNKFGSEQINAVYFNFDASTLEDVKQYLDNTLVKGYNVTIPYKEKIIPLLDGLDDNASQIGAVNTIKREVDGRLIGYNTDFIGFRDSLLPYLNNIDPHDQDFKAIILGTGGASKGVSYALQLLGIKCQFVSRKRTKENLTYEDLTQEVILDHKFIINTTPVGTFPNVEAFPNIPYNFLKEYHVVYDLIYNPPLTAFLGFAKDRGATIINGLKMLELQAKASWSLWND; this is encoded by the coding sequence ATGGAGAAAGAACAAAAGCAAAAAGATAAATACGGACTTATAGGTAAGGATATTGGATATTCTTTTTCAAGAGGATATTTTAAAAATAAATTTGGGTCAGAACAAATTAATGCAGTTTATTTTAATTTTGATGCATCTACTCTTGAAGATGTAAAGCAATACTTAGATAATACTCTTGTAAAAGGGTACAATGTTACAATTCCTTATAAAGAGAAAATAATTCCTTTATTAGACGGGCTAGATGATAACGCTTCACAAATAGGTGCTGTAAACACCATAAAAAGAGAGGTTGATGGTAGGTTGATAGGTTATAATACAGATTTTATAGGATTTAGAGATTCGCTGCTACCTTATTTAAATAATATAGACCCACATGATCAAGACTTTAAAGCAATCATTTTGGGTACTGGCGGCGCCTCAAAAGGAGTTAGCTATGCTTTACAGCTCTTAGGAATTAAATGTCAATTTGTTTCGCGAAAGCGAACTAAAGAAAACCTTACATATGAGGACTTAACTCAAGAAGTGATCCTTGACCATAAATTTATAATTAATACAACACCAGTAGGCACGTTTCCTAATGTGGAGGCTTTTCCCAATATTCCTTATAATTTTTTAAAGGAATATCACGTAGTTTATGATCTGATATATAATCCTCCACTAACTGCTTTCTTAGGATTTGCTAAGGATCGAGGAGCTACTATCATAAATGGTTTAAAAATGCTAGAATTACAGGCAAAGGCCTCTTGGTCTTTATGGAATGACTAG
- a CDS encoding DUF349 domain-containing protein, with the protein MSEENKSQDSKEVEKIERAEAGNENISKDIAAQDAAGTVNEEVSIDPNEDKTATAIIEESEGIAPLDITSQENVNDKEEEEKVEVKEIEKKDYTVLSKEELIKELQHLIKNEKVIDIKDQAEEINSVINAQFDAEQEEAKASFLKEGGNVIDFRFYSPLKKDFNEVYYEYRNKRQEFFERKRKDQNANLIERQNIIEDIKALRDELGGAESVNTTFNKFKEIQERWNNAGNIPRDRYNLVWNDYYFHVDAFYELLHLNREFRDKHFEDNLVKKIQLIQRAEELSTETNINKAFKELQLLHRMWKEEIGPVSKQYSDEIWDQFSAATKKIHDARDEKQKEIEAVWEKNFEEKQQVIAQILEVAQDDIKAHKTVQEKIKKVEALRDTFFKTGKVPRDKNEETWSAFKEATKLFNKKKNNFYKSQKKEQYDNLEAKKALVKIAQENKDNEDIPATLDIMKRIQAEWKTIGHVPRKDSDKIWNEFKSACNNFFDRMKDSKKQDRAGEQENYEKKVALMQTLKDVNLTGDRTTDLASIKEYIARWKSIGRVPYAKKNIDQDFNKILDSFFKKLDIDRKEAELIKYENRMQTMADADNERAIEKERFFIRKKIDEVKSEINQLENNLGFFQHVADDNPMVMEVHKNINRHKDDLALWKSKLKKLRTVVAESQKEEESQESQEKEVDDTSEE; encoded by the coding sequence ATGTCTGAAGAAAATAAATCTCAAGACTCTAAAGAAGTAGAGAAAATAGAAAGAGCAGAAGCAGGAAATGAAAACATATCTAAAGATATTGCTGCACAAGATGCTGCAGGAACTGTGAATGAAGAGGTTTCCATAGATCCTAATGAAGATAAAACCGCAACTGCCATCATAGAAGAGTCTGAAGGCATAGCCCCCTTAGATATAACCTCACAAGAAAATGTGAATGACAAAGAGGAAGAGGAGAAGGTTGAGGTAAAAGAGATTGAAAAGAAAGACTACACTGTACTTTCAAAAGAAGAACTAATTAAAGAATTACAGCATCTTATAAAAAATGAAAAAGTAATTGATATTAAAGATCAAGCAGAAGAGATCAATAGTGTCATTAATGCTCAGTTTGATGCAGAGCAGGAAGAGGCAAAAGCATCATTTCTGAAAGAAGGTGGTAATGTAATAGACTTTAGATTCTATTCTCCGCTTAAAAAGGACTTCAATGAGGTATATTATGAATATCGCAACAAGCGACAAGAGTTTTTTGAGCGTAAACGTAAAGATCAAAATGCAAACCTTATAGAACGTCAAAATATCATAGAAGACATTAAAGCTTTGCGAGACGAATTGGGTGGTGCTGAGAGTGTAAATACAACTTTTAATAAGTTTAAAGAAATTCAAGAACGCTGGAACAATGCAGGCAATATACCTAGAGATCGATATAACTTAGTTTGGAATGATTACTATTTTCACGTAGATGCTTTTTATGAGTTGTTACACTTAAATCGTGAGTTTAGAGATAAACATTTTGAAGACAACCTCGTTAAAAAAATCCAACTTATACAACGTGCAGAAGAACTTAGCACTGAAACTAACATAAACAAAGCTTTTAAAGAATTACAACTTCTTCACCGTATGTGGAAAGAAGAAATAGGCCCTGTCTCTAAGCAATACAGTGATGAGATATGGGACCAATTTAGTGCAGCGACCAAAAAAATACATGATGCTCGAGATGAGAAACAAAAAGAAATAGAGGCTGTATGGGAAAAAAACTTTGAAGAAAAGCAGCAAGTTATTGCTCAAATTCTTGAAGTAGCACAAGATGATATCAAGGCACACAAAACGGTACAGGAAAAAATTAAAAAAGTCGAGGCTCTAAGAGATACTTTTTTTAAAACAGGTAAAGTACCTAGGGATAAAAATGAAGAGACATGGTCCGCATTCAAGGAAGCCACAAAACTTTTTAATAAGAAAAAAAATAACTTCTATAAATCTCAGAAAAAAGAGCAGTATGATAATCTAGAGGCAAAAAAGGCCTTGGTTAAAATAGCACAAGAAAATAAGGATAATGAAGATATTCCAGCAACGTTGGATATCATGAAGCGTATTCAAGCAGAGTGGAAAACTATAGGACATGTTCCTCGTAAGGATAGTGATAAGATATGGAATGAGTTTAAAAGTGCTTGTAACAACTTCTTTGATCGTATGAAAGATTCTAAAAAACAGGATCGAGCAGGAGAGCAAGAGAATTACGAGAAAAAAGTGGCATTGATGCAAACCTTAAAAGATGTGAATCTTACAGGTGATCGAACCACAGACCTAGCTTCTATTAAAGAATACATTGCACGGTGGAAATCCATAGGTCGTGTACCGTATGCTAAGAAAAATATTGATCAAGATTTCAACAAAATACTCGATAGTTTTTTTAAAAAATTAGACATAGACCGTAAAGAAGCAGAACTCATTAAATATGAGAATCGTATGCAAACAATGGCAGATGCAGATAATGAACGAGCTATTGAAAAGGAAAGATTCTTTATACGTAAAAAGATAGATGAAGTTAAATCAGAGATAAATCAGTTAGAAAATAACCTCGGATTTTTTCAGCATGTAGCAGATGATAACCCTATGGTAATGGAGGTTCATAAAAATATTAATAGACATAAAGATGATTTAGCACTATGGAAGTCTAAACTTAAAAAATTAAGGACCGTAGTAGCAGAAAGTCAGAAAGAAGAAGAGTCTCAAGAATCTCAAGAAAAAGAGGTAGATGATACTTCAGAAGAATAA
- the smpB gene encoding SsrA-binding protein SmpB, with amino-acid sequence MSNTVNIKNRKARFEYELLDKLVAGIVLAGTEIKAIRDGKASIAESFCEFNEHGEMFVINMTVQEYSHATYFNHQPKKARKLLLNKRELKKWEREVNKSGLTIVPLRLFTNDKGFAKLEIALAKGKKTYDKRETIKDRDNKKNLDRIKKAFNN; translated from the coding sequence ATGTCAAATACAGTAAATATAAAGAATAGAAAGGCCCGTTTTGAGTATGAATTGCTTGATAAGCTGGTTGCAGGTATTGTTCTTGCGGGTACAGAGATTAAAGCAATAAGGGATGGAAAAGCCTCTATTGCAGAAAGTTTTTGCGAGTTTAATGAGCATGGTGAGATGTTTGTTATTAATATGACGGTACAAGAATATTCTCATGCCACTTACTTTAATCATCAGCCTAAGAAAGCACGTAAGTTATTGCTCAATAAAAGAGAACTTAAAAAATGGGAGCGTGAGGTGAATAAATCTGGACTAACGATTGTACCACTGCGCTTATTTACAAATGATAAAGGCTTTGCAAAACTTGAAATTGCATTAGCTAAGGGAAAGAAAACCTACGACAAGCGTGAGACTATAAAAGATCGTGATAACAAGAAAAATCTTGATCGTATTAAGAAAGCTTTTAATAATTAA